The Candidatus Aegiribacteria sp. genome contains the following window.
GTATTCTTCGTTTACTTCATATCCGATATGACCTGGATATTGGAGGGTACGAGCAGAGGCGATTCGAAGTCGGATGCATCCCATGCACTCAGAAGTTTTTGTGTGGCGCATCTCGAACTCGTAGCTAGGCGAATACTTCTTGATTGGATCAGCTTGCGTTTTTTTTACTAAAAACAGTTCAAGATCGTCATCAATGAGTTTACCGGGGTTAATAAATTCGAAAGGTGTTTTCATATTTTTCCTTCGAACGCTCTGGCTCAGTAGCAAGCAGTAAAAAGAGTGGAAGAACAAGGTAGTGCTTGTCTACTGCAGCCAGTTGTTCTACCTTCCGGTTCAGTTATTTTCTACAAGCTTGATTTCTAGATGACAATTTAAGGCATTTGCATATTTTTTTA
Protein-coding sequences here:
- a CDS encoding GNAT family N-acetyltransferase is translated as MKTPFEFINPGKLIDDDLELFLVKKTQADPIKKYSPSYEFEMRHTKTSECMGCIRLRIASARTLQYPGHIGYEVNEEYRGHRYAARSCYLLRSLALDHGLKALWLTVDPKNIPSRKTCEIIGAQYVETVRIPKNHEMYEHGARYRCRYRLDVKK